In one window of Azoarcus olearius DNA:
- a CDS encoding ABC transporter substrate-binding protein, whose amino-acid sequence MEKQNRKATRVVAVLAGLGLATLMPLAAHAAEKVKVGLMLPYTGTYAALGNAITNGFKQYVAEQGGTLAGREVEYFVVDDESDPAKATENTNKLVKRDEVDVLVGTVHSGVALAMAKVARDTKTLMIIPNAGADELTGPLCAPNVFRTSFTNWQPAYAMGKVAAEKGHKTAVTLTWKYAAGEQAVEGFAKAFEAGGGKVVKQLTLPFPNVEFQALLTEVASLKPDAVYVFFAGGGAAKFVKDYDAAGLKKSIPLYSSGFLTDGTLEAMGGAGEGLLTALHYADGLEIPKDKDFRTKYAMTYKMQPDVYAVQGYDAAQLLKSGLDAVKGGKLDQATMVKAMEAATIDSPRGAFTLSKAHNPVQDIYLRKAEGKDNKLVNVAVKKLADPARGCRM is encoded by the coding sequence ATGGAAAAGCAGAATCGCAAGGCAACGCGCGTGGTGGCCGTCCTGGCCGGTCTGGGTCTGGCCACGCTGATGCCGCTGGCCGCCCATGCCGCCGAGAAGGTGAAGGTCGGCCTGATGCTGCCCTACACCGGCACCTACGCCGCGCTCGGCAACGCGATCACCAACGGCTTCAAGCAGTACGTGGCCGAGCAGGGCGGCACGCTCGCCGGCCGCGAGGTCGAGTACTTCGTGGTGGATGACGAATCCGATCCCGCCAAGGCCACCGAGAACACCAACAAGCTGGTCAAGCGCGACGAGGTGGATGTGCTGGTCGGCACGGTGCACTCGGGCGTTGCGCTGGCGATGGCCAAGGTCGCGCGCGACACCAAGACGCTGATGATCATCCCCAACGCCGGCGCCGACGAACTCACCGGCCCGCTGTGTGCGCCCAACGTGTTCCGCACCTCCTTCACCAACTGGCAGCCGGCCTACGCCATGGGCAAGGTCGCCGCGGAGAAGGGCCACAAGACCGCGGTCACGCTGACCTGGAAGTACGCCGCGGGCGAACAGGCGGTGGAAGGCTTCGCCAAGGCCTTCGAGGCGGGCGGCGGCAAGGTCGTCAAGCAGCTCACGCTGCCCTTCCCGAACGTGGAGTTCCAGGCCCTGCTGACCGAGGTCGCCTCGCTCAAGCCGGACGCGGTGTACGTGTTCTTTGCCGGCGGCGGCGCCGCAAAGTTCGTCAAGGACTACGACGCGGCCGGGCTGAAGAAGAGCATTCCGCTGTACTCCAGCGGCTTCCTCACCGACGGCACGCTGGAGGCCATGGGCGGTGCCGGCGAAGGTCTGCTGACCGCGCTGCACTACGCCGACGGCCTGGAAATCCCGAAGGACAAGGACTTCCGCACCAAGTACGCGATGACCTACAAGATGCAGCCCGACGTCTATGCGGTGCAGGGCTATGACGCGGCGCAGTTGCTGAAGTCGGGCCTGGACGCGGTCAAGGGCGGCAAGCTCGACCAGGCGACCATGGTCAAGGCCATGGAAGCGGCCACCATCGACAGCCCGCGCGGCGCCTTCACGCTGTCCAAGGCCCACAACCCGGTGCAGGACATCTACCTGCGCAAGGCCGAAGGCAAGGACAACAAGCTGGTGAACGTCGCGGTCAAGAAGCTGGCCGACCCGGCGCGCGGCTGCCGCATGTAA
- a CDS encoding hemerythrin domain-containing protein, with protein MTAMQQAIAIIKDEHQSMGAVLKGLQAHVEAVREGRDKPDFPLFQAMFDYIETIPDRVHHPKEDEYLFRLLRLRSDEANVILDELEGQHDVCATLLSSVRKAMASYRETGELAGFERSLQAYATFLWEHMRKEEELVLPLAEKHLTGEDWEAIHAAFQANRSQAW; from the coding sequence ATGACTGCGATGCAGCAGGCGATTGCCATCATCAAGGACGAGCACCAGTCGATGGGCGCGGTGCTCAAGGGCCTGCAGGCCCACGTCGAGGCGGTGCGCGAAGGGCGGGACAAACCCGATTTCCCGCTGTTCCAGGCGATGTTCGACTATATCGAGACCATCCCCGACCGCGTCCATCACCCCAAGGAGGACGAATACCTGTTCCGCCTGCTGCGCCTGCGCAGCGACGAGGCCAACGTCATCCTCGACGAACTGGAAGGGCAGCACGACGTCTGTGCGACCCTGCTCAGCTCGGTGCGCAAGGCGATGGCAAGCTACCGCGAAACCGGCGAACTCGCCGGCTTCGAGCGCAGCCTGCAGGCCTACGCCACCTTCCTGTGGGAACACATGCGAAAAGAAGAAGAACTCGTCCTGCCGCTGGCCGAGAAGCACCTGACCGGCGAGGACTGGGAAGCGATCCACGCGGCCTTTCAGGCCAACCGGAGCCAGGCCTGGTAA
- a CDS encoding benzoate-CoA ligase family protein, whose amino-acid sequence MPTLSAADHATSPPSIEIPRQYNAADDLIGRNLAAGRGAKLAYIDDLGSYSYDELARRVNRCASALRGSLALRQEDRILMCVHDTVEFPTVFLGAIKAGVIPVAVNTLLTAHDYEYMLTDSRARVAVVSAALLPLFQPLLGKVPTLERIVVAGTANPGPDSLAALLDTGSDQFDAAPTLADDACFWLYSSGSTGAPKGTVHIHSSLIQTAELYARPVIGINEHDVVFSAAKLFFAYGLGNGLTFPLAVGATAVLMAERPTPAAVFERLRRHTPTIFYGVPTLYASMLASPDCPTRAEMRLRACTSAGEALPEEIGKRWTERFGVDILDGIGSTEMLHIFLSNRAGNVRYGTTGKPVPGYAVRLIDDEGKEISTPGEPGELQISGPTAAAYYWNNREKTRNTFQGPWTRSGDKYQMDADGYYVYAGRSDDMLKVSGIYVSPIEVESALIAHEAVLEAAVVGCEDEDKLIKPKAYIVLKPGIAITDALRDELKAHVKSLLAPYKYPRWMEFVEELPKTATGKIQRFKLRVAASR is encoded by the coding sequence ATGCCCACCCTGAGTGCGGCGGACCACGCCACCAGTCCGCCCAGTATCGAGATCCCGCGGCAGTACAACGCCGCCGACGATCTCATCGGCCGCAACCTCGCCGCCGGCCGCGGCGCCAAGCTCGCCTACATCGACGATCTCGGTAGCTACAGCTACGACGAACTCGCGCGCCGGGTGAATCGCTGCGCCAGCGCGCTGCGCGGCAGCCTGGCGCTGCGCCAGGAAGACCGCATCCTGATGTGCGTGCATGACACGGTGGAATTCCCCACCGTGTTCCTCGGCGCGATCAAGGCCGGGGTGATCCCGGTCGCGGTCAATACGCTGCTCACCGCGCACGATTACGAATACATGCTGACCGACAGCCGCGCCCGCGTCGCGGTGGTGTCGGCCGCGCTGCTGCCGCTGTTCCAGCCGCTGCTGGGCAAGGTGCCGACGCTGGAGCGCATCGTCGTCGCCGGCACCGCCAACCCCGGCCCGGACAGCCTCGCCGCCTTGCTGGACACTGGCAGCGACCAGTTCGACGCGGCGCCGACGCTCGCCGACGACGCCTGCTTCTGGCTGTATTCCTCCGGTTCCACCGGCGCGCCCAAGGGCACGGTGCACATCCACTCCAGCCTGATCCAGACCGCCGAGCTGTATGCCCGCCCGGTGATCGGCATCAACGAGCACGACGTGGTGTTCTCGGCGGCCAAGCTGTTCTTCGCCTATGGCCTCGGCAACGGCCTCACCTTCCCGCTGGCGGTGGGTGCCACCGCGGTGCTGATGGCCGAACGGCCGACGCCGGCGGCGGTGTTCGAGCGTTTGCGCCGCCACACGCCCACCATCTTCTACGGCGTGCCCACGCTCTACGCCTCGATGCTGGCAAGCCCCGACTGCCCGACCCGTGCCGAGATGCGGCTGCGCGCCTGTACCTCGGCCGGCGAAGCGCTGCCGGAGGAAATCGGCAAGCGCTGGACCGAGCGCTTCGGCGTCGACATCCTCGACGGCATCGGCTCCACCGAGATGCTGCACATCTTCCTGTCCAACCGCGCTGGCAACGTGCGCTACGGCACCACCGGTAAGCCGGTGCCGGGCTACGCGGTGCGCCTGATCGACGACGAGGGCAAGGAAATCTCCACCCCCGGCGAACCCGGCGAGCTGCAGATCAGCGGCCCGACCGCGGCTGCCTACTACTGGAACAACCGCGAGAAGACGCGCAACACCTTCCAGGGACCGTGGACCCGCAGCGGCGACAAGTACCAGATGGACGCCGACGGCTACTACGTCTATGCCGGCCGCAGCGACGACATGCTGAAGGTGTCCGGCATCTACGTGTCGCCGATCGAGGTCGAGTCCGCGCTGATCGCGCACGAGGCCGTGCTGGAGGCCGCGGTCGTCGGCTGCGAAGACGAGGACAAGCTGATCAAGCCCAAGGCCTACATCGTGCTCAAGCCCGGCATCGCCATCACCGACGCGCTGCGCGACGAACTCAAGGCCCACGTCAAGAGCCTGCTCGCGCCCTACAAATACCCGCGCTGGATGGAGTTCGTGGAGGAACTGCCGAAGACCGCCACCGGCAAGATCCAGCGCTTCAAGCTGCGCGTCGCGGCGTCGCGCTGA
- a CDS encoding DUF4863 family protein translates to MTPDVFQALIAKVTATIASKPVDASLAAFLNERFPPGSAEFDDIAAACKQAVADGWMCEREHGGIKYGRVIKPCDAIHGFSVDVVEMGDVVGPQHAHPNGEIDMIMPLDGAPKFDGHGAGWFVYGPGTVHKPTVAGGRAYVLYLLPQGAIEFTR, encoded by the coding sequence ATGACGCCCGATGTCTTCCAGGCGCTGATCGCCAAGGTCACCGCGACCATCGCCAGCAAGCCGGTCGATGCTTCGCTGGCCGCCTTCCTCAACGAGCGCTTCCCGCCGGGCAGCGCCGAGTTCGACGACATTGCCGCGGCCTGCAAGCAGGCCGTCGCCGACGGCTGGATGTGCGAGCGCGAGCATGGCGGCATCAAGTACGGCCGTGTCATCAAGCCCTGTGACGCCATCCACGGCTTCAGCGTGGACGTGGTCGAGATGGGCGACGTGGTCGGGCCGCAGCATGCACATCCCAATGGCGAGATCGACATGATCATGCCGCTCGACGGCGCGCCCAAGTTCGATGGTCACGGCGCCGGCTGGTTCGTCTACGGCCCGGGCACGGTGCACAAGCCCACCGTTGCCGGCGGCCGCGCTTACGTGCTCTATCTGCTGCCACAGGGCGCGATCGAGTTCACCCGCTAG